From the Rhodocyclaceae bacterium genome, one window contains:
- a CDS encoding alpha-ketoacid dehydrogenase subunit beta, with amino-acid sequence MAELTYRDAVAAGIAQEMRRDPNVVFLGEDVAHAGGVFKATVGLLEEFGPLRVRDCPISEQAILGAAMGAAMTGLKPIAEIMFSDFLAVCWDIIANEMAKMRYMTNGQVTMPVVIRTANGAGSRFGAQHSQSLENWAMTVPGLKVVAPAYPADVKGLLAAAVRDGNPVVFFEQKSLYSMKGEVPDGEHYEPLGKAKVLRRGRHCTIVALAAMVHRSMDAAEILQREHGIDATVIDLRCLVPLDTQTILAEVARTGHLITVEENPRLCGWGAEISSIVTEECFWDLDGPIIRITTPHIPLPSADALEDATIPSVARIVETVRTRLG; translated from the coding sequence ATGGCGGAACTGACATATCGCGACGCGGTCGCGGCGGGCATCGCGCAGGAAATGCGGCGCGATCCGAACGTGGTGTTCCTGGGCGAGGACGTCGCCCATGCCGGCGGCGTATTCAAGGCGACCGTCGGGCTGCTCGAGGAGTTCGGACCGCTGCGCGTGCGAGACTGCCCGATCTCCGAGCAGGCCATCCTCGGCGCGGCGATGGGTGCGGCGATGACGGGGTTGAAGCCGATCGCCGAGATCATGTTCTCCGACTTCCTGGCGGTGTGCTGGGACATCATCGCCAACGAGATGGCGAAGATGCGCTACATGACCAACGGCCAGGTGACGATGCCGGTGGTGATCCGCACCGCGAACGGTGCCGGCTCCCGGTTCGGCGCGCAGCATTCGCAGTCGCTCGAGAACTGGGCGATGACGGTGCCCGGCCTGAAGGTCGTAGCGCCGGCCTATCCGGCCGACGTCAAGGGCCTGCTGGCCGCCGCGGTGCGCGACGGCAACCCGGTGGTGTTCTTCGAGCAGAAGTCGCTCTATTCGATGAAGGGCGAAGTGCCCGACGGCGAACACTACGAACCGCTGGGCAAGGCGAAGGTGCTGCGTCGGGGCCGGCACTGCACGATCGTCGCCCTGGCGGCGATGGTGCACCGCTCGATGGACGCGGCCGAGATCCTGCAGCGCGAACACGGCATCGATGCCACGGTGATCGACCTGCGCTGCCTGGTGCCGCTCGATACCCAGACCATCCTCGCCGAGGTGGCCCGCACCGGCCACCTGATCACCGTGGAGGAGAACCCGCGGCTGTGCGGCTGGGGCGCGGAGATCTCCTCGATCGTCACCGAGGAGTGCTTCTGGGACCTCGACGGCCCGATCATCCGCATCACCACCCCGCACATCCCGCTGCCGTCGGCCGATGCCCTGGAAGACGCGACGATCCCGTCGGTCGCGCGCATCGTCGAGACGGTGCGCACGCGGCTCGGCTGA
- a CDS encoding thiamine pyrophosphate-dependent dehydrogenase E1 component subunit alpha, whose protein sequence is MSAIPKAKKPAFEIGRETRLDLFRLQLELRMCEKRAFDLFLQNMIKGTSHLSLGQEAIAAAFGVAMKADDYTFCTYRGHAHTLARGASMTGVLGELMGRECGLLGGKGGSMHLTDVEKGVMGSYAIIGAHLPIAAGAAWSAQYRGTKQVAVCFFGDGTTNIGAFHEALNFSVIWKLPVVFVCENNFYMEYTPIRSVTAVDAPAADRAAAYGLPSIIVDGNDADIMFETAMAAIDKARAGGGPSLIEARTYRHSGHSRADPAKYRPEGELEEWLKKDPIPTYRERLLRLGFSEGTLKGIEEDTQRKVDEATAAAKASPVPSLDVIDKDVWADGSTAWRN, encoded by the coding sequence ATGAGTGCCATTCCGAAAGCGAAGAAGCCGGCCTTCGAGATCGGGCGCGAGACGCGCCTCGACCTGTTCCGGCTGCAGCTCGAGCTGCGCATGTGCGAGAAGCGTGCGTTCGACCTGTTCCTGCAGAACATGATCAAGGGCACCAGCCACCTGTCCCTCGGGCAGGAGGCGATCGCCGCCGCGTTCGGCGTCGCGATGAAGGCCGACGACTACACGTTCTGCACCTATCGTGGCCATGCGCACACGCTGGCGCGCGGTGCGTCGATGACCGGCGTGCTGGGCGAACTGATGGGTCGCGAGTGCGGCCTGCTCGGTGGCAAGGGCGGGTCGATGCACCTGACCGACGTCGAGAAGGGCGTCATGGGCTCTTACGCGATCATCGGCGCGCATCTGCCGATCGCCGCCGGTGCCGCCTGGTCGGCGCAGTACCGCGGCACCAAGCAGGTCGCGGTGTGCTTCTTCGGCGACGGCACGACCAACATCGGCGCCTTCCACGAGGCACTCAACTTCTCGGTGATCTGGAAGCTGCCGGTGGTGTTCGTCTGCGAGAACAACTTCTACATGGAGTACACGCCGATCCGCTCGGTGACTGCGGTGGATGCCCCGGCGGCCGACCGCGCGGCGGCCTACGGACTGCCGTCGATCATCGTCGACGGCAACGACGCCGACATCATGTTCGAGACCGCGATGGCGGCGATCGACAAGGCACGTGCCGGTGGCGGGCCCTCGCTGATCGAGGCGCGCACCTACCGCCACTCTGGTCACTCGCGCGCCGACCCGGCGAAGTACCGGCCCGAAGGCGAACTCGAGGAATGGCTGAAGAAGGATCCGATCCCGACCTACCGCGAGCGCCTGCTGCGGCTGGGCTTCTCGGAAGGCACGCTGAAGGGGATCGAGGAAGACACGCAGCGCAAGGTGGACGAGGCGACGGCGGCGGCGAAGGCTTCGCCGGTACCCTCGCTGGACGTGATCGACAAGGATGTCTGGGCAGACGGGAGCACGGCATGGCGGAACTGA
- a CDS encoding aminopeptidase P family protein: MMEYPDPDHRWDRPLQAPGRMQVDFEERVNFQRLHTYRLARTKAALARSGMGAMLCFDQYNVRYTTSTVIGEWARDKLTRWSLVTGNGEPYIWDFGSAARHHRIYCPWLPTNHVFAGNVGMRGAINPSVGLFEEAAKEIFDILRQEGVADMPLGIDVVEPPFLFALQKLGLKIVDGQQMMLAAREIKNHDEITLLNMASSMVDGVYQDIFEALKPGVRENEVVAMATKRLYEMGSDCVEAINAIAGERCSPHPHNFTDRLIRPGDQAYFDIIQSYMGYRTCYYRTFTVGSATKAQQDAYKKARAWMDGAISMLKPGVTTDKVAAAFPKSTEIGFETEMSAFGLNFCHGLGLGLHERPLISRLNSFKDPYELKAGMVFAVETFCPAKDGVSAARIEEEVVLTPNGAQIISLFPAQELPIANKY, translated from the coding sequence ATGATGGAGTACCCGGACCCGGACCACCGCTGGGACCGCCCGTTGCAGGCCCCGGGCCGGATGCAGGTCGACTTCGAGGAGCGAGTCAACTTCCAGCGGCTGCACACCTACCGCCTCGCCCGCACCAAGGCCGCGCTCGCACGCAGCGGAATGGGCGCGATGCTCTGCTTCGACCAGTACAACGTGCGCTACACCACCAGCACCGTGATCGGCGAGTGGGCGCGCGACAAGCTCACCCGCTGGTCGCTGGTTACCGGCAACGGCGAGCCCTACATCTGGGACTTCGGTTCGGCTGCGCGCCACCACCGCATCTACTGCCCGTGGCTGCCGACCAACCATGTGTTCGCCGGCAATGTCGGCATGCGCGGGGCGATCAACCCTTCGGTCGGACTGTTCGAGGAAGCGGCGAAGGAGATCTTCGACATCCTCAGGCAGGAGGGCGTTGCCGACATGCCGCTGGGCATCGACGTGGTCGAGCCGCCGTTCCTGTTCGCGCTGCAGAAGCTCGGGCTGAAGATCGTCGACGGCCAGCAGATGATGCTGGCGGCGCGCGAGATCAAGAACCATGACGAGATCACCCTGCTGAACATGGCCAGTTCCATGGTCGACGGCGTCTACCAGGACATCTTCGAGGCGCTCAAGCCGGGCGTGCGCGAGAACGAGGTGGTGGCGATGGCCACCAAGCGCCTGTACGAGATGGGCTCGGACTGCGTCGAGGCGATCAACGCGATCGCCGGCGAGCGCTGCAGCCCGCATCCGCACAACTTCACCGACCGGCTGATCCGCCCGGGCGACCAGGCCTACTTCGACATCATCCAGTCGTACATGGGCTACCGTACCTGCTACTACCGCACGTTCACCGTCGGCAGTGCCACGAAGGCACAGCAGGATGCGTACAAGAAGGCCCGCGCCTGGATGGACGGTGCGATCTCGATGCTCAAGCCGGGCGTCACCACCGACAAGGTCGCCGCGGCGTTCCCGAAGTCGACCGAGATCGGCTTCGAGACCGAGATGTCCGCCTTCGGCCTGAACTTCTGCCACGGCCTGGGCCTGGGCCTGCACGAGCGGCCGCTGATCTCGCGGCTGAACTCGTTCAAGGATCCGTACGAACTGAAGGCCGGCATGGTGTTCGCGGTCGAGACGTTCTGCCCGGCCAAGGACGGCGTGTCGGCCGCGCGCATCGAGGAGGAGGTGGTGCTGACGCCCAACGGCGCGCAGATCATCTCGCTGTTCCCGGCGCAGGAACTGCCGATCGCAAACAAGTACTGA
- a CDS encoding alpha/beta hydrolase has product MARDPRVQSAIDHWSPRFIVNGVPSADFAEVTAACESWDDWCAAWGERAKIHEALGEQALADGYRLSAGAHFTRAAVCHHFGKFLFVNDLVQQKAANMRAVECRNKALPLIDPPGERVAIPYEGRVLYGNLRKPKGVANPPVVVMCMGLDSTKEEMDDYENRFLARGVATLPFDGPGQGEAEYELPICPEFEKPVKAVVDWIETRGDLDASRIGIWGVSFGGYYAPRAAAFEKRIKACVSLSGAFQRKTTFEGRPVINVEAFRVRSGSKDLEEAGRVAARVSLADCAKDITCPIYILAGTKDRLTGVDQAQKLADAVSGPVTLSIVEGGNHVVNNYWYTYRDQTADWMATQLGVPKR; this is encoded by the coding sequence ATGGCAAGGGATCCCCGCGTGCAATCGGCGATCGACCACTGGTCGCCGCGCTTCATCGTCAACGGCGTGCCGTCGGCCGATTTCGCCGAAGTGACGGCAGCCTGCGAAAGCTGGGACGACTGGTGCGCCGCCTGGGGCGAGCGGGCGAAGATTCACGAAGCTCTCGGCGAGCAGGCGCTGGCCGACGGCTACCGGCTCTCGGCCGGCGCGCATTTCACCCGTGCAGCGGTCTGCCACCACTTCGGCAAGTTCCTGTTCGTCAACGACCTCGTGCAGCAGAAGGCCGCCAACATGCGTGCGGTCGAGTGCCGCAACAAGGCGCTGCCGCTGATCGATCCGCCGGGCGAACGTGTCGCGATTCCCTATGAAGGCAGGGTGCTGTACGGCAACCTGCGCAAGCCGAAGGGGGTGGCCAATCCGCCGGTGGTGGTGATGTGCATGGGGCTGGACTCCACCAAGGAGGAGATGGACGACTACGAGAACCGCTTTCTCGCGCGCGGCGTGGCGACGTTGCCGTTCGACGGGCCGGGGCAGGGCGAGGCCGAGTACGAGCTGCCGATCTGCCCGGAGTTCGAGAAGCCGGTAAAGGCGGTAGTCGACTGGATCGAGACCCGCGGCGACCTCGATGCCAGCCGCATCGGTATCTGGGGCGTTTCGTTCGGTGGTTACTACGCGCCGCGCGCCGCGGCTTTCGAGAAGCGGATCAAGGCCTGCGTATCGCTGTCGGGTGCCTTCCAGCGCAAGACCACCTTCGAGGGGCGCCCGGTGATCAACGTCGAGGCGTTCCGTGTACGCTCCGGCAGCAAGGATCTCGAGGAGGCAGGACGGGTCGCCGCGCGCGTGAGCCTGGCCGACTGCGCGAAAGACATCACCTGCCCGATCTATATCCTGGCTGGCACCAAGGACCGCCTGACCGGCGTCGACCAGGCGCAGAAGCTGGCCGACGCGGTTTCCGGCCCGGTGACGCTGTCGATCGTCGAGGGTGGCAACCACGTGGTGAACAACTACTGGTACACCTACCGCGATCAGACGGCCGACTGGATGGCGACGCAACTCGGCGTGCCGAAGCGCTGA
- a CDS encoding tripartite tricarboxylate transporter substrate binding protein, whose protein sequence is MHASGWLSGSRQGAGRRRSMFAGTLAALGVALAGAVAATVVAATAAPGAALAADPKYPVRPVRLVVPFPPGAASDFLGRTLGVRLFETWGQQVVVDNRPGAGGILGGQIVAGAAPDGYTMALVGTPHLAAPLLQRELPFRPIEDFTMVMQIASLANVLVVAQQLPVKTLPEFLAHAKSRPGQLNMGSAGIGSGSHMAGEFFRQAAGIDTVHVPFKLLSDALSEMFAGRVHYYVFPVAAIAPVLREGRLRPIAVTSGKRASGFPDVPAMTEAGMPGFVYDTWFGIIGPAKLPARIVDRWVADLGKILREPDTVERMLKSGSDPAPSTSAEFLALMKAEYPRYAKLIKQANLRID, encoded by the coding sequence ATGCACGCATCGGGATGGCTTTCGGGCAGCAGGCAGGGCGCCGGCCGCCGCAGGTCGATGTTCGCCGGCACACTGGCGGCCCTCGGGGTTGCGCTGGCCGGCGCCGTGGCAGCGACTGTAGTCGCGGCAACGGCCGCGCCGGGCGCGGCGCTGGCGGCCGATCCGAAGTACCCGGTGCGTCCGGTGCGCCTGGTGGTGCCGTTCCCGCCGGGGGCTGCGAGCGATTTCCTCGGCCGAACCCTGGGCGTGCGCCTGTTCGAGACCTGGGGCCAGCAGGTGGTGGTCGACAACCGGCCCGGCGCGGGCGGCATCCTTGGCGGCCAGATCGTCGCCGGGGCTGCGCCCGACGGCTACACCATGGCGCTGGTCGGCACGCCGCACCTCGCGGCGCCGCTGCTGCAGCGCGAACTGCCGTTCCGCCCGATCGAGGACTTCACGATGGTGATGCAGATCGCATCGCTCGCAAACGTGCTGGTCGTCGCGCAGCAGCTTCCGGTGAAGACGCTGCCCGAGTTCCTCGCGCATGCCAAGTCGCGTCCCGGCCAGCTCAACATGGGTTCGGCCGGCATCGGCAGCGGCTCGCACATGGCCGGTGAGTTCTTCCGGCAGGCAGCCGGGATCGACACGGTGCACGTGCCGTTCAAGCTGTTGTCGGATGCCCTGTCCGAGATGTTCGCCGGGCGAGTGCACTACTATGTGTTCCCGGTGGCGGCGATCGCACCGGTGCTGCGCGAAGGCCGGCTGCGCCCGATCGCCGTCACCTCGGGCAAGCGCGCGAGCGGCTTCCCCGACGTGCCGGCGATGACCGAGGCCGGCATGCCGGGCTTCGTGTACGACACCTGGTTCGGCATCATCGGCCCGGCCAAGCTGCCGGCACGGATCGTCGATCGCTGGGTGGCCGACCTCGGCAAGATCCTGCGCGAACCCGACACGGTCGAGCGCATGCTCAAGAGCGGCAGCGACCCGGCGCCGTCGACATCGGCCGAGTTCCTCGCGCTGATGAAGGCCGAGTACCCGCGCTACGCGAAACTCATCAAGCAGGCCAACCTGCGCATCGACTAG
- a CDS encoding aminopeptidase P family protein, producing the protein MSGAIPDSLYPRFSDAEFERRHARARTLMSGEGLAALVVYGHSGMSRHMQADVLWLSGFFGNRNNYVAMVDGGAPVLFAQSHNHVPNAREMASIETRWGGADSAATIARFLLDSGAAPGVLGWVGDVPAADWLTWQKLLPGWTFREVTPKFRNLRQVKGDEEIEWLRRGAQLTDAALQALIDGAHAGLREAELGAIVESAGFAAGGLPHLCYLSSGGQDEASACVPRQNLTQRVLRKGDVVNNEISISHWGYSGQIQRPIFIGEAPGQRYASLCAVALESYQRGLELLRAGATSDDLLDAAEVIHERGFTINDSFLHGFGVGLLPPNLGTRRTAKGRSIAPFVFEKNMCMVLQPNIVTEDERAGVQLGNLVRITDTGVENLHRLPLQYFVTD; encoded by the coding sequence ATGTCCGGCGCCATCCCCGATTCCCTGTATCCCCGGTTCTCCGACGCCGAATTCGAGCGGCGGCATGCGCGTGCGCGCACGCTGATGTCCGGCGAGGGCCTCGCGGCGCTGGTCGTCTACGGCCACTCCGGCATGTCGCGCCACATGCAGGCCGACGTGCTCTGGCTGTCCGGTTTCTTCGGCAATCGCAACAACTACGTGGCGATGGTCGACGGCGGCGCGCCAGTGCTGTTCGCGCAGTCGCACAACCATGTGCCCAACGCGCGCGAGATGGCCTCGATCGAGACGCGCTGGGGCGGCGCCGATTCGGCGGCGACGATCGCGCGCTTCCTGCTCGATTCCGGCGCAGCGCCCGGCGTGCTCGGCTGGGTCGGCGACGTGCCGGCGGCCGACTGGCTCACCTGGCAGAAGCTGCTGCCCGGCTGGACCTTCCGCGAGGTGACGCCGAAGTTCCGTAACCTGCGCCAGGTGAAGGGCGACGAAGAGATCGAATGGCTGCGCCGCGGCGCCCAGCTGACCGATGCCGCGCTGCAGGCCTTGATCGACGGCGCGCATGCCGGGCTGCGCGAGGCGGAACTCGGCGCGATCGTCGAGTCGGCCGGCTTCGCCGCCGGTGGCCTGCCGCACCTGTGCTACCTGTCCTCCGGCGGCCAGGACGAGGCCTCGGCCTGCGTGCCCCGGCAGAACCTGACCCAGCGCGTGCTGCGCAAGGGCGACGTGGTGAACAACGAGATCAGCATCAGCCACTGGGGCTACTCGGGGCAGATCCAGCGGCCGATCTTCATCGGCGAGGCGCCCGGCCAGCGCTATGCTTCGCTGTGCGCGGTGGCGCTCGAGTCCTACCAGCGCGGGCTCGAGTTGCTGCGCGCGGGTGCCACCAGCGATGACCTGCTCGACGCGGCCGAGGTGATTCACGAGCGCGGGTTCACGATCAACGACTCCTTCCTGCATGGATTCGGTGTCGGCCTGCTGCCGCCGAACCTGGGCACCCGGCGCACGGCGAAGGGGCGCTCGATCGCGCCGTTCGTGTTCGAGAAGAACATGTGCATGGTGCTGCAGCCGAACATCGTCACCGAGGACGAGCGTGCCGGCGTACAGCTGGGCAACCTGGTGCGCATCACCGACACCGGTGTCGAGAACCTGCACCGATTGCCGCTGCAGTATTTCGTCACCGACTGA
- a CDS encoding aldo/keto reductase, translating into MKTRTLGSHGLQVSAIGLGMGSTTTNFGENDGEVQVETMRRALDLGVNFLDSSDAYQKGRHEQLIAEAIRGRRDCVVVVSKFGNFDLPGGSKGYNGRPDYVPQACDKSLKQLGVDTIDLYYLHRIDPDVPVEETWGAMARLVEQGKVRFLGICEAGADTLRRASAVHPVAALQTEYSLWERHVEREILPACRELGIGFVPYSPLGRGLLTGRVRSLDDIAPNDRRRIHPRFHAGNLEKNLELLAPLQRIADRLGATTAQVALAWLLAQGDDIVPIPGTKQQKYLEQNVAAVDFVLTPADIAELSEAFRPGVGAGERYPTGYFKTLGG; encoded by the coding sequence ATGAAGACACGGACGCTCGGAAGCCATGGCCTGCAGGTTTCTGCCATCGGCCTCGGCATGGGCAGCACGACCACCAACTTCGGCGAGAACGACGGCGAAGTCCAGGTCGAGACCATGCGCCGGGCGCTCGACCTCGGAGTCAACTTCCTCGATTCGTCCGATGCCTACCAGAAGGGCCGCCACGAGCAGCTGATCGCCGAAGCCATCCGCGGGCGACGCGACTGCGTCGTGGTGGTGTCGAAGTTCGGCAACTTCGACCTGCCCGGCGGCAGCAAGGGCTACAACGGAAGGCCGGACTACGTGCCGCAGGCCTGCGACAAGAGCCTGAAGCAGCTCGGGGTCGACACCATCGACCTGTACTACCTGCACCGGATCGATCCGGACGTACCGGTCGAGGAGACCTGGGGTGCGATGGCCAGGCTGGTCGAGCAGGGCAAGGTGCGCTTCCTGGGCATCTGCGAGGCTGGCGCCGACACGCTGCGGCGCGCGAGTGCCGTGCATCCGGTGGCCGCGCTGCAGACCGAGTATTCGCTCTGGGAGCGACATGTCGAGCGCGAGATCCTGCCGGCCTGCCGTGAACTGGGCATCGGCTTCGTGCCCTACTCGCCGCTGGGCCGCGGGCTGCTGACCGGGCGCGTGCGCTCGCTCGACGACATCGCGCCGAACGACCGGCGACGCATCCATCCGCGCTTCCATGCCGGAAACCTCGAGAAGAACCTGGAACTGCTCGCACCGCTGCAGCGCATCGCCGACCGGCTAGGCGCGACCACCGCGCAGGTGGCCCTCGCCTGGCTGCTGGCGCAGGGCGACGACATCGTGCCGATCCCGGGCACCAAGCAGCAGAAGTACCTCGAACAGAACGTCGCGGCGGTCGACTTCGTGCTGACCCCTGCGGACATCGCCGAGCTCTCCGAAGCGTTCCGCCCCGGCGTCGGCGCCGGCGAGCGCTATCCCACCGGTTATTTCAAGACGCTCGGAGGCTGA